AAGTCTGGAATATTCCATTTCCCACTATCAGCAGTAATGGAGAGTAGCTTTGTCAGAATGGACTGTATTGCAGCCTTAGAGATCTCATTCAGAAATTTTCagatgttattttaaaagtgaagcCCTTTGTTTAAACCATACTTATGTTGTAACAGCTTAATATATAAAGCTAGAAAGATAATGCAGGGACCTAGACACTGCCTACACTTGACTCTCATTCCCACCACAATTTAACCACTAAGTTGCCAAGaagcataattaaaaaaaaaaaaaaacaaaaaactacttgATTGTCTTTCTTTTATGACCAGAATTTCTTGGAATATAGAGGagagaagaaattattttagGACATCCTGGGAGAAAAATTCACTCTCTCAAGTATGGCAGAAATAGCCTTTTAGAATGAATTGCAGTGAACATGCCTCCACatgtgagaatgtggagaaatgagAAGTGAGAAATGCCCCCAAACAGACATTTATATGTATTAATCAGCTTGAGTACAATTGACCAATCATTTCTAGTACCTTTcctaaaaaaaaagtgggggggggtCTATGAAAATCAATGTATTCCCCTAAATATACAATCGTTACTggtgatttaaaataattttgcataGGTACATCGTAGCATCTGCAGCAATGGCTTTTTCCAGGGAATTCTTCAAAAGAGCAACAGATTTGGACAAGCCATCCTATAATTTCCTTAGACAGCATCTCCAAAGAGGCTGGTTTTCCTTTCATGGATTATCTGAAAATCAGTCTGAGCCTCCAGCGCCTTCTCAAGATAAGGTTCAGTGATTTTTTGGATAAGGGAAATGGATGGACCAAGATCAATCAATCACAGTTTACATAGTGATGGCTCTGAGAACTTAGTCCCAAGGCCAGGTTTAGTGGTTACTGATGTTTTTAATGATTGCATTGCCAGTGAGCTCATGTCTTATAATTTCCAGAGACCTGAGACTCCCTCACAGTGATAGCATATATAGAGCCTGTTTCAATGCTTTTTCCGCCCCGAATCCATGACTGAATGTTTAATAGCATTTGCTGTTTCCTTATCTGAAGACTCCTCTGGCCCCATCCCACTTACCAACTTAGCACATGGAGGTAACTCTCcctcaggaaggaaggaagtctgTGTGCCAGTTGTGCCGATCACCAGCACGTTTCTCTTAAGGTCGATGGAACACTGATGTCTCCTGAGCATATCCAGCCCAAGAAGCATGTCCATGGGCTGCTCCTCCAGTATAGAGAAAGAGCACTGTAAGAAGTCGCCTTCGATCTGAATCTGCGCTAGGTGGACTCGGCCGAGAATTCGCTGCGTGCCCACGCCTTTAGCGACCCCGGCCCACCGCCGATCCACCAGCCGTATGATGTTGCATCTCTCGGCACAGACTTGGTTCATGATGGTCATCTGGGCCCCCGAGTCGACGAAAGCCTTCAGAGGATGCCCGTTGACTCTGCAGTTGATGTAGAGCATAGCCACCTGGCCGAAGCTCTCCGGCGCCTCTTCCATGGCTATGCTCATGTTCTCCTCGATGTTCTGCTGCCGGATCTCCTCCTCTATCTTGGCTTGGGCCTCCAGATCGAACGGGTCAGCGGAGAAGAGGCGCAGTCGCTCTTGCTCTCTCAGCGCCCTCTCCCTTTGCTGCTCCATCAGGACCTGGGAGAAGCTCTCCAGGTTTCCGCTGAGCAGCGCTTCAGCCAGGGAAGGGTTGCGCTCTTTCAGCAGGGACAGGTCGTGTGGGCTGGACAGGAGCATGCTCCGGACCAGGGCCGGGCTGTCTAGCCCTTGACCCGGGCCCGCCTTCTCCCCAGAGCCGCGGCGGCTGGAGTGCTGGGCCGACTGGGCGCGCTGGTGCGGCCGGGAGCCGGACGTCCCGGGTAGGGCGGGCCCCGCCGGTTCCATGCTGCACAGGCCGGCCGCCCGCTCTGGGGAGCGCGGCCGCATGGCCTCCTTCTGCAGTAAAATGACCATGTCGCCGTCCTTGAGGCCGTAGGAGCCCAGGGAGCAGTGGTCGTTGACGAGAAGCCGCTCCATGTAGACTATCTGGGTCTCCTCGGCAGGGATGCCGGACTCCAGCTCACAGAGCACACGGAAGTTGTGAAGTTCAAAGTCGGGCCTGACCTGCAGGGAGAAGGTGGCCTCGGAGAGGTCCCTCCGCACGCAGTAGACCGTGAGCAGCATGGCCCGGGCCCGGGAGGGCCGAATGGACAGAGGGCATCAGGCAGCTCGCTGGCTTGACTGGAGCTGGTCTCCGTGGATGGCTGGGCTGCTTCTGGTGACGTGGTGTCTTGTGCATTCACCTCCCCAGGAGATGCAGCCACCCACTGGTCTGGGGGCTGCCTGCCAGCCTCGGTGCCTGCTGCTTGGCCGCATGGAACACTGCAGGGGCATTTGTGTTCCAAAGTCCATTCCTATGTGTGCTGCTTGGAACTTAGACCACTTGTTCCCATAGAAATAAAGTCACTCCAGTCCATTTGGTTCTAAGGCTAGTCCTTCAAAGCCTATTTGACCCGCGGTCTGAAAAAGATTGTTTCAGCTTTTCCCTAAACAACATATTAGCATTGTGTTCATTTGAGAATTGTATTCTGTGTACTTTTATTTACCCCCCAAACAATGAGTATTTGTTTCCTACATGGCAAGTATCAGGCTAAGTGGTTGGTAAAATGATGGATGGGACGTGGTGCCTTCCCTTGAGGATCTCATATCCTAGGGGTAGACTGATGGGAAATGAGTAAATCACAATTCTGGAGGTCAGTACTTTCAGACGTGTTCAGCATACTGAGGGATTCAATGGAACAGAGGATGTCTCTCTAAAGATGAGACAGGTGGATGTTGAAGGATGAATATTTCCCATGTGAAAAGTGGGGAGAGTCACTCTAGACAAAAGGAACTGTATGCATAAAAGCAACAATTCATAACAAGGTCTGTTCTTTCCAGAGAAACGTGATACATTAAATGTAATAGGAGAAAAGTGTCCATGAATTTGAATGGCAGGCTGTGAAGCTGGAAAAAAATTCATTGGAACCAATTTATGAACAGCCGTATATGAACCCAAGGAATTTAAGCATTATCAATAAACAAGaatcctcccctccccaaccccactccaaaaaaaggtggggaaaaaaagagaaaagaaaggaaatggaaaggaTTTGAAGCAGGTCTTTGTgatatttacttgttttattaattaatttaaggAAGAGTTTTCTCACAACAAATGAAAGATGTAATTTGGCAGGAGGGTCAGCCTAGAGGTTTTCTCAATGGCTCAAAGAGGGAGCTCTTGCTGGAATATGAAAATGTAAGAGGCAGTGCAGAATTATAGTGTTTTCTAAGTAGAATGTGTTTACCCCTGTTGGATGTGGGAGCAGAATTGTGTGGAAAATACAGAAGTTCTCTAAAACGAGAGACTGGTTAGAAATAAGTCATTACTTTGAACAGATCAGTGAGGTGAACCAGAAGAGACCAATTTGACATCAGTTCTGtaggaaaggacttccctggtggctcagatggcaaagcacCTGCCTATAACGTGGGACATCGggattcgatgcctgggttgggaagatcccctgcagaaggaaatggcaacccactccagtattcttgcctggagaatcccatagatggaggagcctggtgggctgcaccccaggagttgcaaagagtcagacacaactaagccacttctctttctttctttgtgtagGAAAAGGCAGGGTAAATACTACCCTGCCTCACACCCTGACCTGAGGGCACAGCCCCACTCCATGCCAGTCTCGAGACCCAAAGGCAGGGGTAACATGGTGCTTGAAGGCAATGGAGATCAGGTAGAAAGCCTAGAGTGCcagttgtttttctttgtgtttcactATGTGTTTCCACTGTAGAGAGGTCGTGTCTTCCTAGCTTGGTCTTCCCAAGTGCACTTTTTTATGAGCCAGAAGAGAATTGACATCGTCTGCCTCATCCTCTCTCCTTACTTCAAGTCTTGTCAGAAGACCTGCCTTGTTACTTAGAGAAAGGCGTTACATCAGTCTGAAGAATTTGGAGAGGGGTTCTGTTTTTCATGTGTCTGTCTCAGGTGGAAGACTATATCTGCACTCATTGCTCTAATTATCCTAAGGTCTCATGCTCACATTCATTTACATTGAGAATGTGGGCTGAATGCCTCCTGTGTGTGGAGAATGTGCAAAGTTTTGGGGGTGCACATAAATAATGTTAAATACAAGCTGTGTTCTTAAAGGAACTTGGTCTAAAATAAAGGACATACATATACCTACACATTGGGAGTTAAAAATACCACAGAATCTGGCAGAACGTGAGACATATTAGTAGTATCTGTAGAACAAATGCAGAATATGGATAGGATTATTGGGCATGGAAGGCTTCCTGAAAGAGCTGAGTTTATGACAATGACAAGTTGGTCATGTGGGAGTAGGCTAGTGGGGAGAACAGGCCGAGAAGACTGCCTGATTCAAGAGCCTTTAGCTGGAAAGGCAGCACCTCATGACAAGGAGGACTTTACAAAATTCTAGGGGAAAAAACCTAGCATCATAATGTTCTTGTAGAAAATCATGAATTATTTAGAATTATCTTCTACTCTTTATGGAGATGGATGGCCCTTTGACCTAATAATAATAAGTTAATAAATATCTTCTGTGGTTCTTAGTGTCCAGATAAGCCCATCAGAGATCAGTAATGGTTTCTCCTAAGTTTAGGAACAACTGTaatgaagatcccctagagaagggataggctacccactccagcattcctggttttccctggtggctcagaaggcaaagaatctgcctacaaagtgggagacctggtttaagtccctgggttgggaagatctcctagaggagggcatggcaacccactccagtattcttgcctggagaatccccatgatagaggagcctggtgggctacagtcaggattacagagtcagacacgactgagcgactaagcacacacacacacataatgtgaGACATGTTCATATGCAAATTACTCTGCTAAGGAGCAGATGAGAAGTTAGTAGGCCTCACACTCCATATTCCTTTCCCCCTACCCAACcagctttgaactgtggttcttaAAATATTGATAAGTCATGAAGGTAATactagggttttgtttttttaagcagtgaataaaattatttttgcagagtgtctttttttttttttttttttttagcaaaacaAGTATTCAGAATTCATGTCAAAATCAGCCAGCATCTTTTTTCATGTTACCCTGCCTTGATACTGAATGTTATTAAATTTTTGtagtattttttattatcttgtAATTCTTTACTTTTGTTGGCATTTTGAATTTATGTGCTTTTTTACCTTTTACTGAGAACACACAGTGGAAAACAAAGAGATTCAAGGTCTGGCCAATTAACTGTCATCATTCTATAGATCACAGGCTGTCAGGATTGGCAGGGAGCCCTCAGATTCTGTGGTCCAGTCACTCACTCAGATCTTAAACCTCGGTTGCCAAATAGTCTGAAATCTGAAAAGATAAATACAGCCTCCTGTTTAGTACTTCAGTTTgtatcttctttgatttttttttcattttactcaaTATTACTGGTGATTCAAATACtatatgtataattttcttacctcaaaaatttaattaaaaacctCTTCTAATTATGTAATAAACTGGGGAATaatctggaatatataaaagtactcataaatgtaaaatattttaaaatctataatcCTTATTGCACAGATCGCTTGGAAATGGGAGCTCTGAATTATCTGGGTGTGCTTATCTGGGTAACTGAAGGTTATTGCAAGTTTTCTTTAGGAGATTTTGTGAAGTATAGTCCCTTACTTTTCTTCCCTGGTGAGTACAATGTAGGAACATAATTGAATCTTTCTTTGATAAGTGAGACTCCTGCAAGGTCTCAGGGCTATCACTCAGAAAATCAATTCTCATTGTATAGCCTAAATACCCATAAAATAGAAAAGATGACACTCATTTCATACTGGCCAGTAAATAAccccaaaattattttttgaagtaaATCCATAATAGTACGTTTTATaatttgcttcttttaaaaaacataatgcaGCAAAAATCCCAATGATTAATGGTTTCACTTACTACAGTGAGTTGATGTTTAAAGTACCATCTCTTGCTTTACAGAGCAAAATGTTTTCTATCTGAAACAATAACACAGCAACATGAGTGTCATTATGTAGTATATGTAATAATTAAGCAAATATATTAGTTTGctatattttgtttcctttaaataTATGCCTGGTGTtacttttaaaatacagtgtAACTGAGACTTATTAAAACAGTTACATCATCACTTGAGACTTTCCATGCCATTTGAGGGAAGatatagaatttttaaagctGTATTCATAGGCTGAGCAACTGAGTTTCCCACTGTTTTCATAGGTTAAACAACTCATTTTCCCATTTTCCTGTTTGCAATACAATATTGTGCCAGAACTGCCAGTAATGAATAACATTGATTTCTTCAGGAAGCTAATCATTTAATAGGTACATTCAAATGCTGTTCTGATGGAAGTTCAAGCTTTTATTAGTTTGTTTGGAGGTTTTCCCTAGTAAAAAGGCTTCGCATTACCCATTTTTGAAACCTAAAGACTGCAAGACCTCTTAAATACATAAACAGATATATAATTGAAGAAACTCTGAGAAATTAGCATGCCTCAACCTGCTGGGAACTCAGCTAGTGGTTTTTCTTTATTGTAAGAAAAATCAAGAGTATGAAAAGAAGACCTACACATGCATTTGCACACAtggtacacacacatgcacatgcttGGAGAGAGAGAGCAAGTGCACACTCGGTGAGAACATAGAGCAAGCGCACACTCAGTTAGAACAcgttttcaattattttgaggATGCAATGAAGATGATGTCACTTTCCAACAGGGACTACTTTATCATGcctttatt
This portion of the Bos taurus isolate L1 Dominette 01449 registration number 42190680 breed Hereford chromosome 15, ARS-UCD2.0, whole genome shotgun sequence genome encodes:
- the DDI1 gene encoding protein DDI1 homolog 1 (The RefSeq protein has 1 substitution compared to this genomic sequence), with protein sequence MLLTVYCVRRDLSEATFSLQVRPDFELHNFLVLCELESGIPAEETQIVYMERLLVNDHCSLGSYGLKDGDMVILLQKEAMRPRSPERAAGLCSMEPAGPALPGTSGSRPHQRAQSAQHSSRRGSGEKAGPGQGLDSPALVRSMLLSSPHDLSLLKERNPSLAEALLSGNLESFSQVLMEQQRERALREQERLRLFSADPFDLEAQAKIEEEIRQQNIEENMSIAMEEAPESFGQVAMLYINCRVNGHPLKAFVDSGAQMTIMNQVCAERCNIIRLVDRRWAGVAKGVGTQRILGRVHLAQIQIEGDFLQCSFSILEEQPMDMLLGLDMLRRHQCSIDLKRNVLVIGTTGTQTSFLPEGELPPCAKLVSGMGPEESSDKETANAIKHSVMDSGRKKH
- the DDI1 gene encoding protein DDI1 homolog 1 isoform X2, whose translation is MLLTVYCVRRDLSEATFSLQVRPDFELHNFRVLCELESGIPAEETQIVYMERLLVNDHCSLGSYGLKDGDMVILLQKEAMRPRSPERAAGLCSMEPAGPALPGTSGSRPHQRAQSAQHSSRRGSGEKAGPGQGLDSPALVRSMLLSSPHDLSLLKERNPSLAEALLSGNLESFSQVLMEQQRERALREQERLRLFSADPFDLEAQAKIEEEIRQQNIEENMSIAMEEAPESFGQVAMLYINCRVNGHPLKAFVDSGAQMTIMNQVCAERCNIIRLVDRRWAGVAKGVGTQRILGRVHLAQIQIEGDFLQCSFSILEEQPMDMLLGLDMLRRHQCSIDLKRNVLVIGTTGTQTSFLPEGELPPCAKLYQVIKFLLLLEENPLPQDRKAKVIC
- the DDI1 gene encoding protein DDI1 homolog 1 isoform X1, giving the protein MLLTVYCVRRDLSEATFSLQVRPDFELHNFRVLCELESGIPAEETQIVYMERLLVNDHCSLGSYGLKDGDMVILLQKEAMRPRSPERAAGLCSMEPAGPALPGTSGSRPHQRAQSAQHSSRRGSGEKAGPGQGLDSPALVRSMLLSSPHDLSLLKERNPSLAEALLSGNLESFSQVLMEQQRERALREQERLRLFSADPFDLEAQAKIEEEIRQQNIEENMSIAMEEAPESFGQVAMLYINCRVNGHPLKAFVDSGAQMTIMNQVCAERCNIIRLVDRRWAGVAKGVGTQRILGRVHLAQIQIEGDFLQCSFSILEEQPMDMLLGLDMLRRHQCSIDLKRNVLVIGTTGTQTSFLPEGELPPCAKLYQVIKFLLLLEENPLPQDRKASEYLHV